One genomic window of Aricia agestis chromosome 7, ilAriAges1.1, whole genome shotgun sequence includes the following:
- the LOC121728893 gene encoding transmembrane protein 41 homolog isoform X1 yields the protein MSSVNRRIHASNTEGRNRYQIVMLQDSTVSSTSAPNPSLHLRRLRLENTILIPNEGTQENPQMSNSHHLQGISTTKSLIIVVLLFVASLLLLAILYKQFPELDEKEKQHIRLPWDLEDAKQLGLVLDRYKDRYFYEVLFGVFLVYIFLQTFAIPGSIFLSILSGFLFPFYLALILVCCCSAIGASLCFFLSNILGKKLVKKFFPERAAQWSKAVEKHKNNLLNYIIFLRVTPFLPNWFINMSAPVIGVPLVPFALGTFIGVAPPSFVAIQAGQTLHTLTSTSDAWSWTSVTVLSIFALVSLVPVLLKQRLREKFE from the exons ATGAGTTCAGTTAACAGAAGAATACATGCAAGTAATACCGAAGGTAGAAACCGATACCAAATTGTAATGCTGCAAGATTCGACAGTTTCCTCAACCTCTGCTCCTAATCCAAGCTTACACCTAAGGCGCCTCCGACTCGAAAATACTATCCTTATCCCAA ATGAGGGCACACAAGAAAACCCACAGATGTCCAATTCTCATCATTTACAAGGAATATCTACAACTAAgtcattaattattgttgttttattatttgttgctTCATTACTATTACTAGCAATATTGTACAAACAATTTCCAGAGTTAGATGA aaaaGAAAAACAACACATAAGGTTACCATGGGATCTGGAAGATGCTAAGCAGTTAGGTCTGGTGCTAGACCGATATAAAGACAGATATTTTTATGAAGTATTATTTGGAGTATTTTTAGTTTACATATT TTTGCAAACTTTTGCAATTCCCGGCTCAATATTCTTGAGCATTCTGTCAGGGTTTTTGTTTCCTTTTTATCTAGCATTAATTTTAGTTTGCTGTTGCTCAGCTATAGGCGCTAGCTTATGTTTCTTCTTATCCAACATACTAGGCAAGAAGCTGGTCAAGAAATTCTTTCCAGAAAGAGCAGCCCAATGGTCCAAAGCAGTGGAGAAACACAAAAACAACTTgctcaattacataatatttttgcggGTTACACCATTTTTACCAAACTGGTTTATTAATATGTCGGCCCCAGTTATTGGAGTGCCATTAGTGCCATTTGCTTTGGGCACGTTCATAG GTGTTGCACCACCCTCATTTGTAGCAATTCAGGCTGGACAAACATTACACACGTTGACATCTACGAGTGATGCATGGTCGTGGACGTCTGTTACTGTTCTTAGTATTTTTGCTCTAGTGTCTCTAGTACCTGTGCTATTGAAACAGAGGCTACGAGAGAAGTTTGAGTaa
- the LOC121728887 gene encoding tumor necrosis factor receptor superfamily member wengen, producing the protein MNLSNKVMVGETAKLCLLISLAVGSAVGEACERGRSWWHPERGACLPCTKCDPRRLAVKYPCEVHRDTICQPLYEVRIWPFSAQKDSNDSSSDYEYYEYTDYSEVSAKSKEVEWDLQTSTLTVAVSGCIVFFVVVLTLSLYHAKQWRVLKQALKSDVRDLSAKLKLMEAGVPAPSAPPPADHIYCNIHIAKDALLGSNAKKGLGNVYTQEKHGTP; encoded by the exons ATGAATCTAAGTAATAAG GTGATGGTAGGAGAGACGGCGAAGCTATGTCTGCTGATCTCTCTCGCTGTGGGGTCGGCGGTGGGGGAGGCGTGCGAGCGCGGCCGGAGCTGGTGGCACCCCGAGCGGGGAGCCTGTCTGCCCTGCACCAAGTGCGACCCCCGGAGGCTCGCGGTCAAGTACCCCTGCGAGGTCCACCGCGACACCATCTGCCAGCCGCTCTACGAGGTCCGCATCTGGCCCTTTAGCGCCCAAAAGGACTCGAACGACTCGTCCAGTGATTACGAGTACTACGAGTACACGGATTACAGTGAAGTGAGTGCTAAAAGTAAAGAAGTGGAGTGGGACTTGCAAACTTCGACGTTGACGGTAGCCGTGAGTGGCTGTATAGTATTTTTTGTGGTGGTGCTAACGTTGTCGCTGTACCACGCGAAGCAGTGGCGAGTGCTCAAGCAAGCGCTGAAATCAG ATGTCCGTGATTTGTCGGCGAAGCTGAAGCTGATGGAGGCGGGAGTGCCGGCGCCCTCCGCCCCTCCCCCCGCCGACCACATCTACTGCAACATACACATCGCAAAGGACGCTTTACTTG GTAGTAACGCTAAAAAAGGTTTAGGCAATGTGTACACTCAAGAGAAGCACGGTACGCCGTAA
- the LOC121728893 gene encoding transmembrane protein 41 homolog isoform X2, with the protein MSSVNRRIHASNTEDEGTQENPQMSNSHHLQGISTTKSLIIVVLLFVASLLLLAILYKQFPELDEKEKQHIRLPWDLEDAKQLGLVLDRYKDRYFYEVLFGVFLVYIFLQTFAIPGSIFLSILSGFLFPFYLALILVCCCSAIGASLCFFLSNILGKKLVKKFFPERAAQWSKAVEKHKNNLLNYIIFLRVTPFLPNWFINMSAPVIGVPLVPFALGTFIGVAPPSFVAIQAGQTLHTLTSTSDAWSWTSVTVLSIFALVSLVPVLLKQRLREKFE; encoded by the exons ATGAGTTCAGTTAACAGAAGAATACATGCAAGTAATACCGAAG ATGAGGGCACACAAGAAAACCCACAGATGTCCAATTCTCATCATTTACAAGGAATATCTACAACTAAgtcattaattattgttgttttattatttgttgctTCATTACTATTACTAGCAATATTGTACAAACAATTTCCAGAGTTAGATGA aaaaGAAAAACAACACATAAGGTTACCATGGGATCTGGAAGATGCTAAGCAGTTAGGTCTGGTGCTAGACCGATATAAAGACAGATATTTTTATGAAGTATTATTTGGAGTATTTTTAGTTTACATATT TTTGCAAACTTTTGCAATTCCCGGCTCAATATTCTTGAGCATTCTGTCAGGGTTTTTGTTTCCTTTTTATCTAGCATTAATTTTAGTTTGCTGTTGCTCAGCTATAGGCGCTAGCTTATGTTTCTTCTTATCCAACATACTAGGCAAGAAGCTGGTCAAGAAATTCTTTCCAGAAAGAGCAGCCCAATGGTCCAAAGCAGTGGAGAAACACAAAAACAACTTgctcaattacataatatttttgcggGTTACACCATTTTTACCAAACTGGTTTATTAATATGTCGGCCCCAGTTATTGGAGTGCCATTAGTGCCATTTGCTTTGGGCACGTTCATAG GTGTTGCACCACCCTCATTTGTAGCAATTCAGGCTGGACAAACATTACACACGTTGACATCTACGAGTGATGCATGGTCGTGGACGTCTGTTACTGTTCTTAGTATTTTTGCTCTAGTGTCTCTAGTACCTGTGCTATTGAAACAGAGGCTACGAGAGAAGTTTGAGTaa